The Montipora foliosa isolate CH-2021 chromosome 6, ASM3666993v2, whole genome shotgun sequence genome includes the window GTTTATAGTTGATGACCACTGCACTGATTAGTTATACCTCAATTCTTGCTCCTCGGCTCGgtttacttttctcttgactcttttctttttccccGCATCCGTCTTGTAGTATTCCAACCGTTTCATTCTCTCTCTGTTGTCATGTTGGCACTTGTGAAAAGAAGAATACATTGAACATAATATTCAATGAAATTATAAGTATGCACTCAAATCACATGTCCACATGCATATAATATAGAACACTGAGCACAGGTGCTGAAGTTTGTCTATTCCTTTCCTGTTCTCCTCACTATATTGGaatatttttttaacagttGATATGATCATTATAATATCCAAACAGAACTTCATATCCCAAATCATCCCCACCTAATCATTACAAAGCAACACCTTCTTGTTATGAAATCGACAAGATTTTGTTTACATACAATCTCCTGAATTCCACTGAGTACTGGAAGGCCCATCCGAGAATACAGCTCAATGATCCAGTGGTATTGTGCCCCTTTTTCTTTAAACAGCCATGTCATGTTTGCCTGAATAAGGCCCAGATTGGTAGAGGCCTGGTAATGTTTTTGGTGTAAATTTGTATCCTTGGCCCTGAATTTTGCCAAAACACTAAAGGTGGCCTCTGGCATGTTTGAGTGCCCTTTCCCTAACTCTGGGTCAATCACACTCTTTGCATTTTTTGCCCTTTCAGCACACTCTATATCATAGGCAAGCCCATGAAACTCACATTTCAGGGGGTGAGTAGAGTGATATGGCTGTCGTGAATCTGaaagacgttctctggttaaaaattggttaaaaattataagctttcggctatctatctatagcctttaacgaatgaaatataagaagcacgaattaaaatatatacgaaaaggggtgtAAAAATTCGATGCGGGTGAgaactaaaatatgaataagaatgatctagaaaaaaattacaataaaatagagtattgtCTCGGTAACGGTTTAGAATTATTGTCCGCGTTAACAGTTTTAGCGGTATGCCAGGATTCCAAGGTTTTTCTAACACGGTAGTTGCCTTTGTCAATCACGCATGCAttattaaagtcaatagagtggtCATTCTTCCATGCATGGCTGGCAATGTTTGACCCTTTCGCGAAATTTTTTAGGTttctttgatgttcttttttccgcgttaaaaagcatcttccagtttcgccaatgtaactCCACGGACAGTCCGAGCacggaattttgtaaacaacattgcattgttGGTCCAAGGGCTGTCTTGTTTTTGGGGATGGGAATTCTTGCTGAAGGGTTTTAAGTGGTTTGGTGACGACTCGAATTTCATGTTTGCGTAATAATCTCATGAGGGGCTCTGTCAAGCCGCTAATATATGGAAGGCACGCAAATCCATGGGGTGTATTCTGTGGGTCAACCCAACTAAACTGGAAGATGCTTTTTAACGCggaaaaaagaacatcaaagaaACCTAAAAAAATTTCGCGAAAGGGTCAAACATTGCCAGCCATGCATGGAAGAATGaccactctattgactttaataaTGCATGCGTGATTGACAAAGGCAACTACCGTGTTAGAAAAACCTTGGAATCCTGGCATACCGCTAAAACTGTTAACGCGGACAATAATTCTAAACCGTTACCGAGacaatactctattttattgtaatttttttctagatcattcttattcatattttagttcTCACCCGCATCGAATTTTTACACCCCTTttcgtaaatattttaattcgtgcttcttatatttcattcgttaaaggctatagatagatagccgaaagcttataatttttaaccaatttttaaccagagaacgtctttCAGATTCACAACATGTCTCATCCTGGTTACGGTGcaatttttaaaagatatgGCTGTCCTTGGCATTTCATATCTGGGTAAAACCCATTTTCATCACAATCACAATTCTTACAAGAGCACTTTGTCAGGGGATGAAAAGAACAAGACCCTCCCTCCCATTCATGAATGTCCTTGCTGTGGTATTTGCCAAGTGTCAGCATGGTCTCTCTGTACTTTTCAGGACTATTACCAGCCTGAACTAGTGCACAGTAGTGATTCCGCTTGGCATTTTGAATAAATCCGGGCCCTATACAACCACATACAGGTTTGTTCCTTGTTGCAACAAAAGTATGCTTTTTGCCAGCACAGCAGCATTTCAATGATTCTATAGAAGGAAATTCTGATTTGTGCAAGGCAATAAATCCTGGGGTAAATGTTGACATTCCCTTTAAATCTTCTAATTTTTTCCCATGTGCTCTACCTACATGCCCCCCACATAACATAACTCTAGACTCCTGTTCATTAGAGAATGAATATCGAAACCCTTTGGCAGACGAAGAGTCGGCATCCTGCCAATTGATTGCAACATTTAGGCCTTCTTCTTTTGCCTGAGCCCAAAGCTTCTGGCTAAGATGGCCCTCCGCTGACTTAGCTGTACCTTGCCATAAATCTTCATCGCAAATCCTGTCTGCACCTCGCATTGACAGGTGCCCATAATACAGAAGGGCACCTGTGATATAATTTTTTATCACAAAGGTGCAATTTTGACTAAAATGCCCCCGTATTAGCCAGCAACCATCACAGCATGTTACTGCTCTGGACCAGCTACCGATTTGATCTGATGGGAGTTGTATCATTTGATGTTTGGCATCATCACACATCTCATCAAGCATGTCTTTAATATGAGGAAGGGCAAGGTCAATCACTTCCAAGAAGGGTTTTTCTGAGGTAACACCCAAACCCAAACCTCTCCCAAGGGTTTTCCTATAACTAGCATACCCATGCCCACTTATGAAAAATGCTAAAGAGAGGGCCAAGGATACTATTTGCCTCCGTGAATTCTGGGCAAGTTGGCTGCTCTTGTAGTCTATCTCTGTGGTCCAGCACCCACAACACTTGAAGATAAACATCATAGCCCCTCCAAATCCCTTCTTTTCACATGCAGTCAGAACAAGCTTgcctatgacaaaaaaaaaaaaaaccaaaaatttacAGTCAAAAATAGTTTTCAGTCCACAGTGTACATTTTTCATATCAGTCAGGATgtcattgaaaaaagaaaacaaaaagcggTTCAGCAATTTGAATGACATGGTAAGCTTGAATCACACAACAAGAGGTGAGTGCTACgatttataatggtaataggactgagtggagtccaatttggtctgtatttttttgtaatcaTATGAGTGATAAACACGAGTATGATTATATGTAAAAACCTTTCACACTGAAATCCTAAAATTACACAATCGATCGTTTTTCTGATGATATGAACGTCATACAAACACAGACATCTCTTGAATCAAGTTCAACGAAATTTTTATTTGCACTACTTACTTGAAGACACGGGTATAAATTTCTAATTCATACGCACCTTTACACCTCCCATTGTATGAAGGGCAAGAGAAAACGTTCTTGAAATCTCTGACAAGCTGTAATATGGAGGAGGTTGTGCCCACAAACAATCCCTCTGGAATGATCAAACTgccgattaaaaaaaaaagcgttctTTCCATGTGTAGAAACAGTTCACAatttgacaaaataaaatgtgaATCATGAAATGTTAAAAAGACGGCAAAGGGAAGCGTATTCATTTTTGACAATGTGAAAGCATACTGAAGTACAAATGTATCACTTCAAATTGTGGAATTTTAGAAAAGGAAAACGGAACATTACTACAAGCGACCAGAGAAAATACTTACCCAGATTTGACATGACCTTCGGTagttgtttttttcaatggtgGTTGGTAATCTTCATCGGAATCTTCCCCGCAATCTTTGCTTGTGGACGACGCTTCTATGGCGACTTCTGAGCTACCCGTATTCTCCTTCACAAATTGATCGAGTATTCCATTAGCCTCTAGTTTGCGTTCTACGTCTTTCTAGCTCTTGAATTTCTTACCCTCTGGATCCACGTACGTTAAGTGTACTCGATTTCCAGATTCGCGAGACAAGATTTTCCACCCAGCTTCTTCAAGTAGTCCAGTGTTCAGGTGAATTCTTGAAGCGCTTCCCGAGCCGCGAACTTCGTGACGACTTCTTGACCAGTCTTTCTGATCGCCACTAGCCATCAATGGGTATAATTATTTCTTTGATAAATGAAACTCTCTCTATATATAACTCTTTTTGGATAAATAAATTTCTATATGATATAAATCCGTGcgatattttctttcaaaatcgtCTACCGAACGCGTTGTCAAACAAAGGATATCGAATGGTGTCTAGCTGTCAACATGCAGAGATTATGGTCAGCAAGGTGTCGTTGCTAGGTGAAGGCGTTATGCCACCCTCTCattggtttcgcgggaaaaatagATAAACAAAAAAGGTCAACTTTACCGTATATGGGGGAGTATTTTATGTTTCACCGCTGCAAATACTTACTGTGGACACAGCAAACATGGATGCCATCGAAATACGCTCGAAACAACGGAAAATGAGAAATTTTCCGCAATTTATGGCCGATTTACAACTACAACAGCCAAATACACCATGATAGGGAACTATGTTTTTCAATCTTGCCTCTTAACGATAAATCGTTGGGGTTTCAAACTTGGCAGGGCAAAAGTAAATAGAAGACGGGAAATTTACACCGCAGTGCGCACTCTGGAGCAAAATATTTCCCGAGTTAAGGATTCTCAAAATTCGTCAAGGTAAACAATCATAATTTTGTTCATAAAAATGTAACAATATAACATTTGAATGCGCACTGCGGTGAAAACTTTCGTTTTTGCTTATATTTTTTGCATACCTAATGTTGTCGTGAAATAATAAATCCCGTTTCCGTTTTGAGCTTTAAGGTGAGTTTGAGGGGACCTGACCACGCCCCATATTTTCCTGAATTCCATGCATTCCTGAGCAGTTGACTCCCCCCGGAAAATTTTTTTCGAAACTCTGAGGATTGACTAATAACTGGCTGTAAAGTGGCCTAGCTACTGTTTTTTATTCTGTTTACATACACCGCCAAACATAGCCCAAATTCGGTTAATTTAGCCTCCAGGAATACCTTAAAACATGGTATTAACTCTGTTTACAATGCAATATTTGCGCGGTTTACAATACTAATACTATATAAATTACGGGACGCATAAAATACAACAAAGCTACTTAGACAGGCAAGACGTGCAATGTAATTACTGACTACAGGAACTGACTTATTGACTAACTAAAGGTATCGAGAAATTTACTCAGGTGAGAAATTTGGACTATTATTTAACAAAAGGAGAGGAATTATTAGCAGTAGGTGAACGCTGAAGTCGACTAATCAGAGTATTGTACACTGTCTTGCACGTGAGCTTATCGATTGCTAGTTGAGTGCTTGTCAGGGCATGTTGATGCTCGCCTCTTTTATGCCTTTTTTCCACTGATCAGGTATAGCCGATAACAAGCTACGGTAGTGCAGAAAATTacgtttaattttaaatttttgcacaAACGCCTTAagcaacaaaaaattatttcctaaatCATTAACAAGGCAGGCAAGTTTACATATGCCGACTTGATTCCAGATTCGATAAAAAACagatgattggtttatttatgTAAAACGattattccaaattatttgaGTTAAAATGTCTCCTTTATGTTTAGGCCTTGTACAGTTTAATTCTTGCCAGTGTATTAATACAACTCGATAGAATTTTGGTAAGTGTTCGTTGATACATAAATATTTGAGGTCGTAGTTTCATTGAAACAGAAGTTTTCCTCCTACGTTCGAAAGCAAGGGATAGTGGAATAAGTTTCCATGGTCCACTGTCCTCAGAGCACAACCACTTTACCCATGTAATTTTCAGAGCCTTGTCAAATAATGAAAGGTCATTCATACCAAGTCCTCATTCATTCTTACCTTTCGGGAtagttatttttttaagtttcggATTTTTATCTTTccaaatataattatatattattttgttgacTTCAGGAGTAAAACCAAGTGGAGTGTTGCAAATAAACGTTAATTTTGATAACGTGAGGGTTTTAACGATATTGATTCTACCATGAATTGATATGTCTCTAGAGGACCAGATGTTTAATAATTTTTGGAGAGGGCTTAACTtatcaaacaatttttttttcgttgcaagtttttcATTGTCTGAGAAGTACACTCCTAGGGTGTAAATAGGTTTGTCGCTACATTTTAAGCTTAGCACTGAGTCTTTTCTGTGGTGCAAAGAACCAAGCCATAACAATTCTGATTTGGATTCGTATATTTTAAGcccagagcagttttcaaattggCTTAACAGATGAAAGAGATTATGAACTGACTGTATGTCCGCGTATTGGGAAATTTTGACTGTATGCACTTCATTAATCGGAATTCCTCTGATCTCATTAGAGCGTTTTATAGCATTTCTTAAAATTTCTGTGCCAATTACGATCAAGATACCAGAAAGAGGGTAACCTTGTCTGACTTCTCTACCTTAGTTAAAGTGCTTTGTTGTGAAACCGTTATTCAAGATGCAACTAGAGATTCTGTTATATAGGACCATGACCCACTTTCATAATTGTGGACCAAAGTTGAACACTTCTTCATTTTTGCAAGTTTTTCCATTCAATggaatcaaaagctttctcaAAGTCTACGAAGACGGCCAGGCCTGGGATGTTTTTCGCTTTAGTAAAAGACATAATATCGAATATCATTCTACTACTTTCCCCAATAAATCTTCCTCTAACATATCCAGTTTGGCTTGAACTAATAATTGTTGGCAAGACTTTCTCTAGACGTAGAGCTAAAGCTAAAGCATTATTTAGTAGCGATATTGGCCTccagtttttcagataatttttatctttgtcttttttcggtATTAAAGATCTGACTCCAAGTTTCTGGGTGATCGATAAGGACCCATTTTCAAATGCGTAATTGAAGCTATCAACCATTATTTGTCCTATAACATCCCAGAATGATCTATAAAATTCAATGGTAAAACCATCAGAGCCTggagttttattgtttttgaaatgaCTAAGGGAGTCTGAACACTCCAGTAGCGTTAAGAGTCCTTCGCAACTTTCTGCTTCTTCAGATTTTAGGGTGATAAGACCATCTGAATTGAAGAAATATTGAAAGGTTCAGAGTCTGGCCACACGCCTTTAAGCCTATAGATATAACTAAAAaatgcttcttcttcttcttccaagATTACTTTGGGATCACATAGAACAGAAGCATcatctttttttaacaatgtTATATGCTTTCGTTTGTGATTTCTTTCTTctaaattgtaaaaatatttgtttGCTGCAAACAATTGTCTCGAGTTTTACTTGCAACTATTTTCATTAAAGTTTGTTCTTAGTGTCTCTTCCAAGCGCATAAACATCGCTAACAATTCTTTTCCTTCATTTCGACTTTGTTTAGCTTTTCTTTTCGCAAAAATTATCGTTGAGGCTCTAATTTCCATCTTAATTAAATCCCAAAGCAATCTTTTGTCTGTGAGCTCTTGGTATTTTGACACGAACTCTGGTATTGCGTTGTTATCATTTGCAAGTAATTCTCATCTGTTAACAAAGAGATAAATGATTGAATTTCCAAAAACCGGGCCCGCTTTTTGTTTCTGTTACAACAGACGACATTGAAAGAGTTATGGCAGAGTGGTCAGAAAAGATATTTGGTAAGATTTCGACATCTTTAATTGAAGACTCCAtaacttttgaaatgaaaaaattatctAATCTGCACTGAATCTTCATCGATGAATTATTCCAGGTAAAGCCTTGCATGTTAGGATGTATATAGCTCCAAGTAT containing:
- the LOC138007049 gene encoding uncharacterized protein yields the protein MMFIFKCCGCWTTEIDYKSSQLAQNSRRQIVSLALSLAFFISGHGYASYRKTLGRGLGLGVTSEKPFLEVIDLALPHIKDMLDEMCDDAKHQMIQLPSDQIGSWSRAVTCCDGCWLIRGHFSQNCTFVIKNYITGALLYYGHLSMRGADRICDEDLWQGTAKSAEGHLSQKLWAQAKEEGLNVAINWQDADSSSAKGFRYSFSNEQESRVMLCGGHVGRAHGKKLEDLKGMSTFTPGFIALHKSEFPSIESLKCCCAGKKHTFVATRNKPVCGCIGPGFIQNAKRNHYCALVQAGNSPEKYRETMLTLGKYHSKDIHEWEGGSCSFHPLTKCSCKNCDCDENGFYPDMKCQGQPYHSTHPLKCEFHGLAYDIECAERAKNAKSVIDPELGKGHSNMPEATFSVLAKFRAKDTNLHQKHYQASTNLGLIQANMTWLFKEKGAQYHWIIELYSRMGLPVLSGIQEICQHDNRERMKRLEYYKTDAGKKKRVKRKVNRAEEQELRKKYVKNCQIRHTYGEEEQTDLLEEEAVLLAQNAVDEGLVSGTEITSVPVPDAPESAVVTLGGKNCKWCGSTTHSRKTHKDCPHNPRNAPTI